Within the Pseudophryne corroboree isolate aPseCor3 unplaced genomic scaffold, aPseCor3.hap2 scaffold_1081, whole genome shotgun sequence genome, the region cccaggtagaggacattgcaatagtctatgtgtgatgatacaagtgtatgtatgactgtaggtagatcttctgagagaaataagtgctggagtctggctctgttcctcagatgaggatccgattgtggctgatacctgatgtctttgTCACTCCACCATCAAGGACACCAATAttccgcacaggatcagcattttgtaactctgaacccacaagcataagtctggttggtaggcaaagctgagctgtagccctgccttttgttggtgagcttctataataaagacctgtttcaccaggactgattcacagccaactggcataacccacacctggagctcagctagataaccatttaggattggtactgggttctcagtacccggagcaaaagacaggtcatctgcatagcagtaatAGATGAGGACatgacacctgattatttcaccctgtggtaacatgtatattgcaaaaagcataggataggataagaaccttgaagaacaacgcatggcaatgataagtatactccagaagattaaaatggttcctcacctgagtgatgtctattgtgtgcaatatgagatgatttatttctcagagtatggaaatggcctctcacctgtgtgacttctctgatgtataacaagatctgatttctgtgcaaaacatatcccacactcagaacatggaaatggcttctcacctgtgtgacttctctgatgtctaacaagatgcgatttgtttctaaaacctttcccacacacagaacatggaaatggtttctcacctgtgtgactttgctgatgtttaacaagatctgatttgtgtgcaaaacatttccacacactcagaacatggaaatggcctctcacctgtgtgacttctctgatgtttaacaagatctgatttgtgtccaaaacatttcccacactcagaacatggaaatggcttctcacctgtgtgacttctgtgatgtataacaagacgtgatttaaggataaaacattttccacactcagaacatagaaacggcttctcacctgtgtgacttctctgatgtgtaacaagacttgatttgtgtgcaaaacatttcccacactcagaacatggaaatagattttcacctgtgtgacttctttgatgtataacaagatgtgatttctggataaaacatttcccgcactcagagcaaaaaaatggcctctcacctgtgtgacttctttgatgtataacaagatctgatttgtgtacaaaacatttcccacattcagaacatggaaatggattttcacctgtgtgacttctttgatgtataacaagatctgatttaaggataaaacatttcccacactcagaacaaggaaatggcttctcacctgtgtgatatctctgatgtgtaacaaaacttgatttatgtgcaaaacatttcccacactcagaacatggaaatagattctcagctgtgtgacttctttgatgtataacaagatatgatttctggataaaacatttcccacacttagagcaagaaaatggcctctcacctgtgtgatttctgttatgtctaacaagatgtaatttgtttgcaaaacatttcccacactcagaacatggaaacggcttctcacctgtgtgacttcgctgatgtataacaagatctgatttgtgtgcaaaacatttcccacacacagaacatggaaatggcttctcacctgtgtgatgtctctgatgtttaacaagatctgatttgtgtgcaaaccatttcccacactcagaacatggaaatggcctctcacctgtgtgacttctctgatgtctaacaagatctgatttgtatggaaaacatttcccacactcagaacatagaaatggcctctcacctgccttacttatctgcgggttaataggctttgtgttctgtgtaaaacatttggtatcTATAGCACATGGAAACTCTGGATCTACTCtctgagctgtaacagatgcaccaatatcagagtgatcaggagaacatttcccaggatcagggggaccagtcgatagagctggatgtataattggggtaatgaggttatctcctggagaatccggtctactgtcattatctcttaTTTCGCAATCCGCGGTTAACATTAGTTGTCCTTctgtgatattcctgcttgtgtgtccatctgctggaaataaaatacattatggaaatgtgacattttctgtaacaatattaatcttgtaaacaataggagaagacgactctctgggacacttaattgtaaatgtgtgtgtataataaaacataacttttaatgaaggctttataatattgtgtctcagacgatcattgtgtccaccctactgagaacactcacaataacaaatgtaatattataataagacttagatatatctctctcttgtactcgtaactaaccatgaagtataaatggagatgtagtcactcgccaagtcctatgtcagcaccaatgtaaaacaatggatggggaacatatcgtatgaattggagattctagatgaacaataacatcagtcatatgagctgatggatcagagaaatgtctcctaacgttactcctggaatcattggtaaggtagcattcctttatgtgtgctcatacgctggtaagcttgtacatgtgttactcacccttatataaggtatattgctacagcagagtaggtgtgtaacaaggtactttacatgcaatacaccatataataccctgcaatcatcatcatctgctaggttctaATCTACTTTCTTttgcgtcctggaggatgctggggtccatttagtaccatggggtatagatgggtcctttgggagccactggcaccttaagagtttaatattgtgggctggcccctccctctatgcccctcctaccagactcagtttagaaaatgtgcccggaggagccggtcacagctatgggagctcctAAGAGTTttcgtaattttttattttctagagttcgttaggttacaggaaggctgctggcaacagcctcactgcttcatgggacttagggggggtcgggaataggaaccaatatcctgaagagttaatggttctctactccgctgacaggacactgagctcctgagggtgctgatcgcaagaccacgaggcaactgctcactcctgcagcacagcCGCCACTACCTAACAGggccagaagaaagaaaagtgagtacagtgccggcgtcccggttagcagcagggtatggcggcacaagggtgggagcgcagctctgacaggctgcgctccaggaaggctcagcaacacacagtgtaggcgctttgagggacGTCCTGAGCCAGcacggataaaccctacactggtcacacagctaacaggggctaatacccctgttagcactaaaatccacgggccagtataaacaattagtacgGGAAGCCGCTcgacattacaaggggcggggcttcctctcagagcggatcaagcactcaccagcgccattttctccctgcagattataggaactaggacactgacagggagcgctgccctccctattaaggttagttagcgccgggcttttatcataataactgcctacaggggcgctgtgtggctggctccttatactctgtgactctctgaaggtactctgggggaaactgtgtctgacattttcctgtgtgtgtgtgtaagtgtgtatatccacattaccatgtctaaggactctgtgtcctgtgctgcagagtgtgtatcttctcctgaggagtctattccatgtactcgggactgcaatgtgctgtctcaaccatctgaatccaaacccccatgggtggattctttaaggggaatgatatcccagatttcaacaaggatgtcacatactgagaaagagacgcagtttttgagacaatctgtagtgggtttgaagtattcagctcccactacttcatctaaaaccccacctacatacccccaAAAACATATACtttcccagataatgcaagctgacactgataccgactctgatataggggacggtgatggggatatgcagggggggatgcatctattgctaaaggggtgcagctaatgattgaagccattagggatgttttacatatttctgagaaagttccggaacaagtagaggaatcttatattacagtaaataagaaatcctcgcctacctaccctgcttctaaggagttaaactctttgtttgaaaaatcctaggaaaacacagagaaaaaattccagatccctaaaaaaattctcattgctttctctttccctgaagaggataggaagaagtgggaaaactcacctacagtagacgcttctgtatctaggctgtctgaaaaggtggttttacctgtccctggttcaaccgccttaaaggagccggctgactgcaaaattgagactacgctcaaatcactatacactgctacaagcgtggctttaaggcccactattgcttgtgcgtggatttctaaagccatagtaaagtggtcaggtacctTAAAAGAGGActtaggggggcgtggcctggcaggcaagctAGAAAGACGTGCCTGTGACTAGCTCCTGGTACCTGGGCCGAAATTATTAGATATAGCCCTCTATCTGGCCCATTTCTCGACCAATCTGACATCTGCTGCACTAATAATCCCCCCTGCACCAGACACGACGAGTCCCGGAGCCGGgggaggcctcctgcctccttgcgggttggggcctaggTGTCGTGCGTAAGCCGGGGGGCTAGATTCCGGTGGAGAACCCGATCGTGGTGGACTGGGGCTGCGGGACCTGGCTGGACGAACCGCGACTCACCGTGACCTGCTCTCCACACTACAATCCCGTCAGCAGGCTCCGTATGCGCAGGGAGGTGCTCCGTGCTCACCCGGCGGGGAGAGAAACCAGGTGCAGGCGGCTGCCTGCACGGAGCTCTAGGGTTGCCGGGACGACCGCCGTGATCCGCCGGAGGCTGGCAGCCGGCCTCTTCATTGTGTGACTGACGTCGGAAGCGGCTCTCCCCCGCCGCACTAGAGCCGCCTATACTCTATAACCCTGTAATCCACGGAGTCCATCACGAAGGCCTGCAGGGGACCGCTTGGCTGCTGGCGGCCATCTTGGCTCAGGAGCTCGGGACACGGGCGTGGCCCTCGGCGGCCGAAGGTGAGACTGGGGGACCCTGTGTGTCGGCTGGACCGCAGCTGGGAGGCCCTCTCTGTTGGTCCCTATATATTGCCCCAAATATACATCCATAACCTGCAGGAATAGTGCGGGGTGATAGTATAGCTCGGAACTTCCTCGCCCGGGCATTGTCTCACTACCCCCCACCACTTGATCACTAGAGCAGACCAGCCCATCCAGGACTACAGTAATTAAGTCCAGGGGGGACCCCTTGGACCTGTTCCTTAAACACTGCAAAGGCTTCCACCACAAATATCTTTTGCTTTGTTTCACCTATGATATATGAACCTGGAGCTCCATCTACTGGCAGCCCTCATATTTGATTTCGGCTGCAGGCCGGGTACTCTTTCTCTCATAATGTGATTCATTGGAACCAGCCCTGAGTCTCTGGATCGCTTATGTCATATTATTGAAGCTGTCCTATCCCCGCCACCGGGACTTTTTCAAACACACTGATGCAGTGATTCTCTCTAACCACCATATACGCACACATGTTCACCATGACTAGAGGCAacaaaaagcaacagggggcagcgGTGACCCCGAGCCTGAAAAAATTTGCCTACTCAAATACCAAATCGCCAGGACAGGGGGCTACGTCACAACCTGACGTCTCAGACTCGGAGGACTCAGACCATTCTTCTCTGACCCGAAAGGATCTCCATCTGCTTTTCCGCGAAATCAAGGAGACAAGGAAATCTGTACAGACGGTACAGGCAGAGGTTCATACAGCTATTGCCTCTCTTAAAGCCGACATTACGGATCTGGGTGACAGGACGGACCACTTGGAGTCTAAAATGGACGAAGTGGTCGCTTTTCAACAGGGGGTGGAGGATGATGTTCATACCCTAAAGCAAGAAATGCTCCTAATCCTGGAACATCAGGAGGACCAGGATAATCGGGCGCGCCGGAATAATCTTCGCATCAGGGGGGTCCCCGAGGACGTTGATATGGCATCCCTCTCCGTCTACCTCAAGAAACTGTTTGTACACCTCTCGCCCTCAACTCCGGAAGATCAGTTTCTGTTGGATAGGGCCCACAGGGCTCTCCGCCCCCGTTCTCAAGATCAAGCCCAACCCAGAGATGTTATTCTCCGCTGCCACTATTATTCGGCAAAAGAGGACTTGCttagggaggccagaaagcttcctAAGTTGGATTTCCTAGGACATTCCTTTCAAATATTTCAGGACATTGCTCCTAGTACACTActtaaaagaaaggaattccgACCCATTACTCTGGCTCTCCGAGACAATGGCATTCGATATatatggggattccccttccgcaTACTTGTATGGCACCAtaaccgcctccactcggctagggacctagctgaagctaagATCTCTTACGCAACCTAGGCGTTACCCCGTCTCCAACCATGTCTGAGTCTCCGCAGCGGATGAATGAGGCTCCTTCTGTAGAGTCGAACGACACTCCGAGACGCTCCCTGAACCGAGACTGGTCACGAGTGCCCTCAACACGGAAATCCGCCTCTGCTGGCCCTAACACCTGAGGCCGTTCCTgcttaaatattattttatttttatcttataTTGTGTGTCTATCTTGTTAAGATGTGGCTTCCCTCTGCTTTCGTCCCAACACCGTCCCGCCTCCCCGTGCACATGGCACAGCCATCCAGGTGCGTTAACCTGGGTTAGCCACTATTATTTCACCAGATACCTTAGGGGATGGTGGGGATAGGGAACAGCTGATTACTCATATACCTTTTAAATGTAGGTTCCCGGACTCGGGGCACCAGGATGAGTGCCCGTTACCCTTGATGCATCTGGCTCGGCCAGGCCGCGTCCCCATAATTGGGTCTTATACCCTAGTCCGGTCGTTGTCACTTAGTGACCCCCTTTGGTTTCCCCCTGAACGGCACGTTTGGCCAGATGCCGTTTCTTCTGGTCTCCAACCTTCCTCTTTTCCCTGTCTCTCCCATGTTTTGTCTCCCCTGTTTCTGTCTCTGTTTTTGTATTCGTATCCTTTTTTTGTCCGTCTATGCATAAATATCTGCCATGTATCGCATACATTTACACTGTTTTTGTCCTGGTTTTTCATAGGGttgcggtgtccggagggaggtgGTGAAGCGTTTCGAGACCCGGTCGGCCGTGGCTCTTAAAGTCTATTCGCACAACgtcaaaggtttgaacagccctaacAAACGCACCAAGCTATTCCTCTCCCTTAAGCAGGCCAAGGGTGACTTAGttttcctacaggaaacccactttaagaaatccctacACCCTGATTTAAAATCCAAAGCTTACCCCCTTACATTTCACGCATGCGATGCCACACACAAGAAGAAGGGGGTCTCCATTCTGATAGCTGCCCACCTTACGTTTGAATtgctggacagtcatgcagataaagcAGGTAGATGGCTTATTCTTGTGGGGAAACTAAATGATAGCCTATGTACCCTAGTTAATATCTACGCCCCAAATCAAAATCAAGCTACATTCTTCGGGAGGCTGAGTGCACATTTGACTAGACTCGGTAGGGGAGAGGTCATAATGGCCGGAGATTTTAATGAGGTACTGGATGCCTCCCTAGATAGGTCCTTCCCTCCTCATCCTCGGTCTCTTAACCGTCCCCGTCCGACCTTGGCGTCTCTTGCTTTGCTAGACCTTCTGAAAATCCACTTACTATTCGACTCTTTTAGGCTATCTGAACCACTGACCAGAGACTACACCTTCTTTTCCTCTGTACACAAGTCCTACTCTAGAattgacatgatcctactcagccgggatctATCCTCC harbors:
- the LOC134988562 gene encoding zinc finger protein 3 homolog; the protein is MMENHRPLTSLDGPSNRDTPERCPRPLYSEDCTEENHRIPQEDQEERLSDIKSEDVEGEEETYVTDMKGEEETYVADIKAEDTEGEEETYVTDMKAEDTEGEEETYVTDLKAEDIEGEEETYVTDMKGEEETYVTDIKAEGTEGEVETYVTDIKAEDTEGEEETYVTDMKAEDTEGEEETYVTDIKVEDIEGEEETYVADIKAEDTEGEEETYVTDMKAEDIEGEEETYVTDLKAEDIEGEEETYVTDMKGEEETYVTDIKAEDTEGEEETYVTDIKAEDTEGEEETYVTDMKAEDIEGEEETYVTDIKAEDTEGEEETYVTDIKLEDIEGEEETYVTDIKAEDTEGEEETYVTDIKAEDTEGEEETYVTDIKLEDIEGEEETYVTDIKAEDTEGEEETYVTDIKAEDMEGEEETYVTDIKAEDTEGEEDTYVRGDQQCKEEEIPTDISTDGHTSRNITEGQLMLTADCEIRDNDSRPDSPGDNLITPIIHPALSTGPPDPGKCSPDHSDIGASVTAQRVDPEFPCAIDTKCFTQNTKPINPQISKAGERPFLCSECGKCFPYKSDLVRHQRSHTGERPFPCSECGKWFAHKSDLVKHQRHHTGEKPFPCSVCGKCFAHKSDLVIHQRSHTGEKPFPCSECGKCFANKLHLVRHNRNHTGERPFSCSKCGKCFIQKSYLVIHQRSHTAENLFPCSECGKCFAHKSSFVTHQRYHTGEKPFPCSECGKCFILKSDLVIHQRSHTGENPFPCSECGKCFVHKSDLVIHQRSHTGERPFFCSECGKCFIQKSHLVIHQRSHTGENLFPCSECGKCFAHKSSLVTHQRSHTGEKPFLCSECGKCFILKSRLVIHHRSHTGEKPFPCSECGKCFGHKSDLVKHQRSHTGERPFPCSECVEMFCTQIRSC